In Desertifilum tharense IPPAS B-1220, a single window of DNA contains:
- a CDS encoding agenet domain-containing protein: protein MSIHLAEWSPETTRVFVVGLLEWEDPEIWAPFPDAVPGRFDAKLVQFFKSQGVPESQIVYLQDSEATLEAIQESLVEFLEDSDEEELLILYFAGHGDWDSETNEYYFANYDAAEDYEGYWSVSSIIDDIEENFSGSHVLLMADCCYSGGLIDALKERDLSFAYACVTSAYSHNSSTGEWTFTEALMKGLQGDPVVDLDGDGWITLYDFARYAELEMAFIEEQKSMFLTLNDFDPQMQLAKVTKRGTPGGEKRVEVEYDGTWYKAKILEQKGNQARVFYIVDRSEEWVDSDRIRPYEPETFSKGKAVQVEFEEEWYPATVKRGWYGLHFVGYDGYDETWDEWVGSDRIQPA, encoded by the coding sequence ATGTCTATCCATCTAGCCGAATGGTCTCCAGAAACAACGCGGGTCTTTGTCGTGGGATTATTGGAATGGGAAGATCCAGAAATTTGGGCCCCTTTTCCCGATGCGGTTCCAGGGCGTTTTGATGCGAAATTAGTTCAGTTTTTTAAGTCCCAAGGCGTTCCGGAATCTCAAATTGTTTATTTACAAGATTCAGAGGCAACATTAGAGGCAATTCAGGAAAGTTTAGTGGAGTTTTTAGAAGACTCTGACGAAGAGGAATTGCTAATTTTATATTTTGCCGGACATGGCGATTGGGATTCGGAAACAAATGAATATTATTTTGCTAATTATGATGCGGCAGAGGATTACGAGGGGTATTGGTCTGTTTCGTCCATTATTGATGATATAGAAGAGAACTTTTCGGGTTCTCACGTACTGCTGATGGCAGATTGCTGCTACTCCGGCGGGTTGATTGATGCTTTGAAGGAACGCGATTTATCCTTTGCCTACGCTTGCGTGACTTCGGCATATTCCCACAATTCTTCTACTGGAGAATGGACGTTTACTGAAGCGTTGATGAAGGGGTTACAGGGCGATCCGGTGGTAGATTTAGATGGCGATGGTTGGATTACGCTATACGATTTTGCTCGCTATGCAGAATTAGAGATGGCGTTTATTGAGGAACAGAAATCAATGTTTCTCACCCTCAATGATTTCGATCCGCAAATGCAGTTGGCGAAAGTCACGAAGCGGGGAACGCCTGGGGGAGAAAAGCGGGTTGAAGTGGAGTATGACGGGACTTGGTATAAAGCGAAGATTCTAGAACAAAAGGGAAACCAAGCCAGGGTATTTTATATTGTCGATCGTTCTGAGGAATGGGTAGACAGCGATCGCATTCGCCCTTATGAACCGGAAACCTTTAGCAAGGGTAAAGCGGTGCAGGTGGAGTTTGAGGAGGAGTGGTACCCCGCCACGGTGAAGCGCGGCTGGTACGGTCTGCATTTCGTCGGTTACGACGGCTATGATGAAACCTGGGATGAATGGGTGGGAAGCGATCGCATCCAACCCGCTTAA
- a CDS encoding B12-binding domain-containing radical SAM protein gives MKALLLYPQFPQSFWSYDRFMEIAGLKAAIPPLGIITVAALLPQDWEIRFCDRNVNPETETDWEWCDLVILSAMLVQKADFHALIRKAANLGKPVAVGGPYPTSVPQAALDSGANYLILDEGENTVPQFLEAIAQGQTHGIFRSPEKPDVTQSPVPRFDLLQRDAYLMMAIQFSRGCPFNCEFCDIIALYGRKPRTKEPSQTLTELQALYDLGWRGSLFIVDDNFIGNQRNVKRLLRELIPWMEERRYPFTFITEASVNLAEDRELLDLMAQAGFYAVFLGIETPDQDSLQVTRKLQNTRNPLVEACRKINQAGLLIYAGFILGFDGERSGAGDRIQAFVEQTSIPQPMLGILQALPNTALWNRLQAEQRLLDHQGAAVGDQNTLMNFVPTRPISDVAQEYLKALWTLYEPANYLSRCYQQCLQIVPYSKQKQTMQFSPKQGLRLVAQLIWHQGLRRAETRKQFWQQLGAILYQKPQVLNMYLGLCAAGEHFWEYRVLARDRITQQLGYDPLYTSPSLEASPVLVH, from the coding sequence ATGAAAGCTTTACTTCTTTACCCTCAGTTTCCCCAATCTTTTTGGTCTTACGATCGCTTCATGGAAATCGCCGGTTTAAAAGCGGCAATTCCCCCCCTAGGCATTATCACCGTTGCCGCCCTTTTACCTCAAGATTGGGAAATCCGCTTTTGCGATCGCAACGTCAACCCAGAAACCGAAACCGACTGGGAATGGTGCGATCTCGTCATCCTCTCAGCCATGCTGGTTCAAAAAGCCGATTTTCACGCCCTGATCCGCAAAGCCGCAAATCTGGGCAAACCCGTTGCAGTTGGCGGCCCCTATCCCACCTCCGTTCCCCAAGCCGCCCTAGACTCTGGCGCTAACTACCTGATCCTCGACGAAGGAGAAAACACCGTTCCTCAATTCCTAGAGGCGATCGCCCAAGGACAAACCCACGGTATCTTTCGCAGTCCCGAAAAACCCGACGTAACCCAAAGTCCCGTCCCCCGCTTCGATCTCCTGCAACGAGACGCCTATCTGATGATGGCGATTCAATTCTCTCGCGGCTGTCCCTTTAATTGCGAATTTTGCGATATCATTGCCCTCTACGGTCGCAAACCGCGCACCAAAGAACCCAGCCAAACCCTAACCGAACTGCAAGCCCTCTACGATCTAGGTTGGCGCGGCTCATTATTCATCGTTGATGATAACTTTATTGGCAACCAGCGCAACGTTAAACGCTTATTGCGAGAACTCATTCCCTGGATGGAAGAACGGCGCTACCCCTTCACCTTCATTACAGAAGCCTCCGTCAACCTGGCAGAAGATCGAGAATTGCTCGATTTGATGGCACAAGCTGGATTTTATGCCGTTTTCCTCGGTATTGAAACCCCCGACCAAGATAGCCTGCAAGTGACGCGCAAACTGCAAAACACCCGCAACCCTCTAGTAGAAGCCTGTCGCAAAATCAATCAAGCCGGACTTTTAATCTATGCAGGCTTTATCCTCGGCTTCGACGGAGAACGATCGGGTGCAGGCGATCGCATTCAAGCCTTCGTCGAACAAACCAGCATTCCCCAACCCATGCTTGGTATCCTCCAAGCCCTCCCCAATACCGCCCTGTGGAACCGCCTGCAAGCAGAACAACGCCTCCTAGACCATCAGGGCGCAGCCGTCGGCGATCAAAACACCCTCATGAACTTTGTCCCCACCCGCCCGATCTCAGACGTTGCCCAAGAGTATCTTAAAGCGCTGTGGACTTTATACGAGCCTGCGAACTATCTCAGCCGCTGCTATCAACAATGTCTCCAGATCGTTCCCTATTCTAAACAAAAGCAAACCATGCAATTTTCGCCCAAACAGGGCCTGCGGCTGGTGGCTCAACTCATTTGGCATCAAGGCTTGCGCCGTGCTGAAACCCGCAAGCAATTTTGGCAACAGTTGGGGGCTATTCTGTATCAAAAACCCCAAGTCCTGAATATGTATTTAGGACTTTGTGCCGCAGGCGAACATTTTTGGGAATATCGCGTTTTAGCGCGCGATCGCATCACTCAACAACTGGGTTACGATCCGCTCTATACCTCTCCATCCCTAGAAGCCTCGCCAGTGCTAGTCCATTAA
- a CDS encoding CAP domain-containing protein, which produces MAKNFSRFSQSALLSLLTLGVVGCQPLWEALSPLATPPAETPTQTSPPPDASVQPPENGAMEAAVRQEINQIRQQNGLNALEHNEQLAEVARQYSQLMARDNFFSHTGSDGSTLTQRVQAGGVSYRVVGENLFKSTNAPEPVPLAVDGWMKSQGHRENILRPVFTETGIGVWREGNTYYITQLFLRP; this is translated from the coding sequence ATGGCCAAAAATTTCTCCCGCTTTTCTCAGAGTGCGCTTTTATCCTTACTCACCCTTGGCGTTGTTGGATGTCAGCCGCTTTGGGAAGCGTTGTCTCCCCTCGCGACGCCGCCTGCTGAAACCCCAACTCAAACCTCACCCCCGCCGGATGCATCAGTCCAACCGCCAGAAAATGGCGCGATGGAAGCCGCAGTGCGCCAAGAAATCAATCAAATTCGCCAGCAAAATGGCTTGAATGCCTTGGAGCATAACGAACAGTTGGCAGAAGTTGCCCGCCAGTATAGCCAACTGATGGCGCGGGATAACTTTTTTAGCCATACGGGTTCAGATGGCAGCACTTTAACCCAGCGCGTACAGGCGGGCGGAGTTTCTTACCGGGTGGTGGGTGAAAATTTATTTAAAAGTACCAACGCACCTGAACCCGTTCCCCTCGCAGTCGATGGCTGGATGAAAAGCCAAGGGCATCGAGAAAATATTTTACGCCCGGTTTTCACAGAAACGGGTATTGGTGTTTGGCGGGAGGGAAATACTTATTACATTACGCAGTTATTTCTGCGCCCTTAA